A genome region from bacterium includes the following:
- a CDS encoding DUF2007 domain-containing protein, with product MDGDVEIIYRTGNPVELETAKSLLEEEGLDVVVRDMTITPYPAVVGMGVYELVVPVEEAEDARELLILAADDGLLEKGNII from the coding sequence ATGGACGGCGACGTAGAGATCATCTACCGGACCGGGAACCCTGTCGAGCTGGAGACCGCGAAATCCCTTCTGGAAGAGGAGGGTCTGGACGTGGTCGTAAGAGACATGACCATCACCCCCTATCCGGCGGTGGTCGGCATGGGCGTCTACGAACTGGTCGTGCCGGTCGAAGAGGCCGAGGATGCTAGGGAACTGCTGATCCTCGCCGCAGACGACGGACTACTGGAAA